The DNA sequence ACACGGTGGCGACCAGCGCCATGATCATGCCATAACCCCAGACGGGTAAGGGTTGATGGAGCAATGTCTCTACAGGGCGGGTCAGCAGATAATGTACAAACATCGCCAGTGCCGAGATGGTCAGGCCGAGCTCGGCAAAACGCATGGCGCCAATCCGCCTGATGACAGCAGGGCTCCAGGTCAGATAAAACGCATAGGTGACCGTACTGGCGACCACAAAGAATATTCCGAGCAGATCCAGCCGTGCACCGGCAAAATCAGGCGTCAGCACCAGCACCATGCCGCAATAGGTCAGCGCCATTGCCGACCACATACGACGGCTGATGCTGGTTTTCATCAGCCAGGCGGAAAGCAACACGGTCAGCGTGGGGTATAAACACAAGATCAGGCGTTCGATACTGGCACTGACGGTTTCCAGCCCGAGAAAATCCAGCAGACTGGATAAGTAATAACCGAGTAAGCCCAGCAGAATGATCATGCCGCGGTCATGCCATGATAAGGCAGTGGCCGGTGACTTTCGCAGCAGACGCATGGTGGCGATTAATGGTAAGACCAATAACAGGCGGATGGTCACCAGCGTGGTGCCATCAACACCATAGCGGTAGGCGAGC is a window from the Tolumonas auensis DSM 9187 genome containing:
- a CDS encoding DMT family transporter, whose product is MNQSDYLTGLLLAILAATGFACKAIFVKLAYRYGVDGTTLVTIRLLLVLPLIATMRLLRKSPATALSWHDRGMIILLGLLGYYLSSLLDFLGLETVSASIERLILCLYPTLTVLLSAWLMKTSISRRMWSAMALTYCGMVLVLTPDFAGARLDLLGIFFVVASTVTYAFYLTWSPAVIRRIGAMRFAELGLTISALAMFVHYLLTRPVETLLHQPLPVWGYGMIMALVATVLPIYALAAAMARIGAGKTALIGSVGPILTIFLSIGILDEHLSPVQWAGVCVVLTGIWLVGQRKT